Proteins encoded by one window of Anguilla rostrata isolate EN2019 chromosome 9, ASM1855537v3, whole genome shotgun sequence:
- the mpp1 gene encoding 55 kDa erythrocyte membrane protein — translation MTLKSNKNEPAVVFERVNSARTALSDLYLEQLLQNKPKSEKVSMQTYEAKGEEVYTNGSTKISNGQELAKIREVAFEKSPSEPMGVTLKLNEKQRCTVARILHGGMVHRQGSLHEGDEIAEINGKSVANHTVDQLQKILANTDGVVTMKIIPKQQIRSLVCEMYMRAQFDYEPTKDDLIPCKEAGLKFKTGDIIQIINKQDPNWWQGRVDSSAADYAGLIPSPELQEWRVASKPRSSSTGSQSCSPFGKKKKCKDKYLAKHSSIFDQLDVISYEEVVQLPAFNRKTLVLIGAPGVGRSHIKSTLLTKYPEKFAYPTPHTTRPQKKEEEDGKDYFFISNEVMTKCITENQLLEYGSFGGNMFGTKLETIWKIHEQGKMALLDVEPQTLKIIRTAEFAPLVVFIAPTDTATQSESLLSIQRESDAILATYGHHFDLILVNNDVDETVKGLEEAIERVTSTPQWVPVSWVY, via the exons ATGACattaaaatctaataaaaacGAACCGGCGGTGGTGTTCGAGCGGGTCAACAGCGCCCGAACGGCACTCTCCGACCTGTACCTGGAACAACTGCTGCAAAACAAACCGAAGTCGGAGAAG GTGAGCATGCAGACCTACGAGGCCAAGGGGGAGGAGGTGTACACCAACGGCAGCACCAAGATCAGCAACGGCCAGGAGCTGGCCAAGATACGCGAGGTGGCCTTTGAAAAGTCTCCCTCTGAACCCATG GGGGTGACGCTTAAATTAAACGAGAAGCAGAGGTGCACAGTGGCCAGAATCCTGCACGGAGGCATGGTACACCGACAAG GGTCGCTGCACGAAGGGGACGAGATCGCGGAGATCAACGGGAAGAGTGTGGCCAACCACACCGTGGACCAGCTGCAGAAGATCCTGGCAA ACACAGACGGGGTTGTGACCATGAAGATCATCCCCAAACAGCAAATCCGCTCTCTCGTCTGTGAG ATGTACATGAGGGCTCAGTTTGACTACGAGCCCACCAAGGATGACCTCATTCCGTGcaaggaggcggggcttaagTTCAAAACGGGCGACATCATTCAGATCATCAACAAGCAGGACCCGAACTGGTGGCAGGGAAGGGTGGACAGCTCCGCTGCCGACTACGCCGGCCTCATTCCCTCCCCCGAGTTACAGGAATG gCGTGTGGCCAGCAAACCCAGGTCCTCCTCCACAGGCAGCCAGTCCTGCAGCCCTtttggaaagaagaagaaatgcaaAGACAAGTACCTGGCCAAGCACAGCTCCA TTTTTGACCAGTTGGATGTGATTTCCTATGAAGAAGTGGTGCAGCTTCCCGCCTTCAACAGAAAAACTCTGGTTCTGATTG GTGCCCCGGGGGTCGGAAGGAGCCACATCAAAAGCACCCTGCTGACAAAATACCCCGAGAAGTTTGCCTATCCCACGCCAC ACACGACGAGGCCtcagaagaaggaggaggaggatggaaaGGACTACTTCTTCATCTCCAATGAGGTCATGACCAAGTGCATCACGGAAAACCAGCTGCTGGAGTACGGCAGCTTCGGGGGCAACATGTTCGGCACCAAACTAGAAACCATCTGGAAGATCCACGAGCAGGGGAAGATGGCCCTGCTGGACGTGGAGCCACAG ACTCTGAAGATCATCCGGACGGCAGAGTTTGCGCCCCTTGTGGTGTTCATCGCCCCCACTGACACGGCAACTCAG TCCGAGTCCCTTCTCTCCATCCAGAGGGAGTCAGACGCCATTCTCGCCACTTACGGGCACCACTTCGACTTGATCCTGGTGAACAACGACGTGGATGAGACAGTGAAGGGTCTGGAAGAAGCCATCGAGCGCGTGACCTCCACCCCGCAGTGGGTCCCCGTGTCCTGGGTCTACTGA